Proteins encoded in a region of the Sterolibacterium denitrificans genome:
- a CDS encoding ABC transporter permease, producing MSPHAVSPGLWALAWRRLRADRLAMLSLAIVTAFLLLMIASTSGLVAADWSREVGVNYAPPGFLGIPADALDTAIAGAETIDIENPLDPLAADIAELRRELRATAIPAASSAPMEDYGIIDPLAEDLQAIRAALSAEAGGAGGANGTGAAVTERRPTLPFGADKWGRDVVQKTIKGSGTSIFVGLIAALVATLLGTLLGALAGYFGRWVDDVLNWFYNIFTSIPYLLLILAIAAVVPKGKGLLSIVLILGLTGWTGVFRLVRAEYMKHKSREYVQAASAIGASDLRRMFVHIFPNISHVALVQLSILVVGFIKSEVILSFLGFGVPVDAVSWGSMLNEAQNELILGKWWQLVAATSAMALLVTAFSLFTDALRDALDPKLK from the coding sequence GCATCCACCAGCGGCCTGGTCGCCGCCGACTGGTCGCGCGAAGTCGGCGTGAATTACGCGCCGCCGGGTTTTCTCGGCATCCCGGCCGACGCACTCGACACGGCCATCGCCGGCGCCGAAACCATCGACATCGAAAACCCGCTCGACCCGCTGGCCGCCGACATCGCCGAGCTGCGCCGGGAACTGCGCGCCACCGCCATTCCGGCAGCATCCTCCGCGCCCATGGAGGATTACGGCATCATCGATCCGCTGGCCGAGGATCTGCAGGCCATCCGCGCGGCGCTGTCTGCCGAGGCGGGCGGAGCTGGAGGAGCGAACGGGACCGGCGCAGCCGTGACGGAACGCCGCCCAACCCTGCCCTTCGGCGCCGATAAATGGGGGCGCGACGTCGTCCAGAAAACCATCAAGGGTTCGGGCACTTCGATCTTCGTCGGCCTGATCGCCGCCCTGGTCGCCACCCTGCTGGGCACGCTGCTCGGCGCGCTGGCCGGCTATTTCGGCCGCTGGGTGGATGATGTGCTGAACTGGTTCTACAACATCTTCACCTCCATTCCCTATCTGCTGCTGATCCTCGCCATCGCCGCCGTCGTCCCCAAGGGCAAGGGGCTGCTGAGCATCGTGCTGATCCTCGGCCTGACCGGCTGGACCGGCGTATTCCGCCTGGTGCGCGCCGAATACATGAAGCACAAGTCGCGCGAATACGTGCAGGCGGCGAGTGCCATCGGCGCTTCCGATCTGCGCCGGATGTTCGTGCATATCTTTCCCAACATCAGCCATGTCGCGCTGGTGCAGTTGTCCATCCTGGTCGTCGGTTTCATCAAGTCGGAAGTAATACTTTCCTTCCTCGGCTTCGGCGTGCCGGTCGATGCCGTCTCCTGGGGCAGCATGCTCAACGAAGCGCAGAACGAACTGATCCTCGGCAAGTGGTGGCAGCTCGTCGCCGCCACCTCGGCAATGGCGCTGCTGGTCACGGCCTTTTCACTGTTCACCGATGCGCTGCGCGATGCGCTCGATCCGAAGCTCAAATGA
- a CDS encoding enoyl-ACP reductase FabI produces MGFLSGKRILITGLLSNRSIAYGIAQAMHREGAELAFTYQNDRVQDRVAKLVADFGAPPLFACDVAEDAQITALFEDIGRHWGYLDALVHSIAFAPNEALEGDFLDGISREAFRISQEVSAYSFPALAKGARPLMQGRNGSLLTLSYLGAVRTMPNYNIMGLAKASLEASVRYMAASLGPEGTRVNAVSAGPIKTLAASGIGSFGKLLSYNSHHAPLRRNVTIEEVGNAAAFLCSDLASGITGEILYVDGGFNTTALGNAEPMNN; encoded by the coding sequence ATGGGTTTTCTCTCCGGCAAACGCATTCTCATCACAGGCCTGCTCTCCAATCGTTCGATCGCCTACGGTATCGCCCAGGCCATGCATCGCGAAGGCGCGGAACTGGCCTTCACCTACCAGAACGACCGCGTGCAGGATCGCGTTGCCAAACTGGTGGCAGATTTCGGTGCCCCTCCTCTGTTTGCCTGCGATGTTGCCGAAGACGCACAGATCACGGCCTTGTTCGAGGACATCGGACGGCACTGGGGCTACCTCGACGCTCTGGTTCATTCCATCGCCTTTGCCCCCAACGAAGCGCTCGAAGGAGACTTCCTCGATGGCATCTCGCGCGAAGCTTTCCGTATTTCACAGGAAGTCTCGGCCTACAGTTTCCCGGCGCTGGCCAAGGGCGCGCGGCCGCTGATGCAGGGGCGCAACGGTTCCCTGCTGACGCTGAGCTATCTGGGCGCAGTGCGCACCATGCCCAACTACAACATCATGGGACTGGCCAAGGCCAGCCTGGAAGCCTCGGTGCGCTACATGGCCGCCAGCCTCGGCCCGGAAGGCACGCGCGTGAATGCCGTTTCCGCCGGCCCGATCAAGACCCTGGCCGCCTCGGGCATCGGCAGCTTCGGCAAGCTGCTCTCCTACAACTCGCATCACGCGCCGCTGCGCCGCAATGTCACCATCGAGGAAGTCGGCAACGCCGCCGCCTTCCTCTGCTCCGACCTGGCCAGCGGCATCACCGGCGAAATCCTGTACGTCGATGGCGGCTTCAATACCACCGCACTGGGCAATGCCGAACCGATGAACAACTGA
- a CDS encoding SRPBCC family protein, whose product MEKSTAVAEVIVNLPRAEVWQRLRDLTVPHKYVPGLRDCRMATDQREGVGTSRRVYTTSGMEMDETVVEWNEGKGFVIKLHDGDKPPPPIFVAARFHYILEDAGEGRTLFRPTMTYTIKWGALGALLDKLLLNVIIRGNMKKVGLGLKQYYETGKPSNPAYKG is encoded by the coding sequence ATGGAAAAAAGTACTGCTGTCGCCGAAGTCATCGTGAATCTGCCGCGCGCCGAAGTCTGGCAGCGTCTGCGCGATCTGACGGTGCCGCACAAATACGTGCCTGGCCTGCGCGACTGCCGCATGGCGACGGATCAACGTGAAGGCGTGGGCACCAGCCGCCGCGTGTACACCACTTCGGGCATGGAGATGGACGAGACCGTCGTCGAATGGAACGAGGGCAAGGGCTTCGTCATCAAACTGCATGACGGCGACAAGCCGCCGCCACCGATCTTCGTCGCCGCGCGTTTTCATTACATCCTGGAAGATGCCGGTGAGGGCAGGACGCTGTTTCGGCCAACCATGACCTACACCATCAAATGGGGCGCGCTCGGCGCGTTGCTCGACAAGCTGCTGCTCAATGTGATCATTCGCGGCAACATGAAGAAGGTCGGGCTGGGCCTCAAGCAGTATTACGAAACGGGCAAGCCGTCGAATCCGGCGTACAAGGGATGA
- a CDS encoding zinc-dependent peptidase — MLAWRKLRNWLRRRKAAAIRITPAQWQRIEARLPFLAHLQPAERLRLRGMALELLVDKQMSGAQGLQLHTEMQLSIALQACLPVLKLGLDWYRGWSGIIVYPGDFIVPRREVDETGIVHEFDDTLLGEAWEGGPVLLAWFEYTEEAHGDSHNVVIHEFAHKLDMKNGLADGFPPLHGSMTASAWRDAFVPAYEDFCRRVDRGEYTALDPYAASAPAEFFAVMSEAFFCLPQRLHEEYPAVYEQLSLFYRQQPLSSAT; from the coding sequence ATGCTTGCCTGGCGTAAGCTGCGCAACTGGCTGAGACGCCGCAAGGCGGCAGCCATCCGCATCACGCCGGCGCAATGGCAGCGCATCGAAGCACGCTTGCCTTTTCTCGCCCACCTGCAACCCGCCGAGCGTCTGCGCCTGCGCGGCATGGCGCTCGAACTCCTCGTTGACAAGCAGATGAGCGGCGCCCAGGGACTGCAACTGCATACCGAAATGCAGCTTTCCATCGCCTTGCAGGCCTGCCTGCCGGTGCTGAAACTGGGGCTGGACTGGTATCGCGGCTGGAGCGGGATCATCGTCTATCCGGGAGATTTCATCGTGCCGCGCCGCGAGGTCGACGAAACCGGCATCGTTCATGAGTTCGACGACACCCTGCTTGGCGAAGCCTGGGAAGGCGGCCCGGTGCTGCTGGCCTGGTTTGAGTACACCGAGGAAGCGCATGGCGACAGCCACAACGTCGTCATCCATGAATTCGCCCACAAGCTCGACATGAAAAATGGCCTAGCCGACGGCTTTCCGCCATTGCACGGCAGCATGACCGCCAGCGCCTGGCGCGATGCTTTCGTTCCCGCCTACGAAGATTTCTGCCGGCGCGTCGACCGTGGCGAGTACACCGCGCTCGATCCCTATGCCGCCAGCGCGCCGGCCGAATTCTTCGCGGTCATGAGCGAAGCGTTTTTCTGTCTGCCGCAGCGCTTACATGAAGAATACCCAGCCGTGTATGAGCAGCTTTCGCTGTTCTATCGCCAGCAACCGTTGTCCTCCGCCACCTGA
- a CDS encoding thioesterase II family protein — protein sequence MSEKWLICPAARASPSRSAPRLRLYCFPYSGGNAAAFVPWQREIDPAIELCAVQLPGRGARFREPPCTSFKALIRTLGDVLQAQQSRAPLPFAFYGHSLGALIAFELARHCRRHGLPMPAHLIVSGCNAPPLKEKSKRLHELPDDQLIEKLRDYNGTPREILDNRELMQLLLPTVRADFALGADYRYEDESPLPIPLTALSGRQDRHVHDDEGGESGLCGWRRQTSAAYREQWFEGGHFFINESRRQVLDCLAGALLDAA from the coding sequence ATGAGCGAGAAGTGGCTGATCTGCCCGGCGGCGAGGGCATCGCCATCGCGTTCGGCGCCGCGTTTGCGGCTGTATTGCTTTCCCTATTCCGGCGGCAATGCGGCGGCTTTCGTTCCATGGCAGCGCGAGATCGATCCGGCGATCGAGTTGTGCGCCGTGCAATTGCCGGGGCGCGGCGCGCGTTTTCGCGAGCCGCCATGCACTTCCTTCAAGGCGCTGATCCGGACGCTCGGCGACGTGCTCCAGGCGCAGCAGTCGCGGGCGCCGCTGCCCTTCGCCTTCTACGGCCACAGTCTCGGCGCGCTGATTGCCTTTGAACTGGCACGTCATTGCCGGCGTCATGGCCTGCCCATGCCCGCTCATCTGATCGTCTCCGGCTGCAATGCGCCGCCGCTGAAGGAAAAATCGAAGCGCCTGCATGAGTTGCCCGACGACCAGTTGATCGAGAAGCTGCGCGATTACAACGGTACGCCGCGTGAAATTCTCGACAACCGCGAACTCATGCAGTTGCTGCTGCCCACCGTGCGCGCCGATTTCGCGCTGGGCGCCGATTATCGCTACGAGGACGAGTCGCCCCTGCCCATCCCGCTGACCGCATTGTCAGGGCGTCAGGACAGGCACGTGCACGATGATGAGGGCGGTGAGAGCGGACTATGCGGTTGGCGGAGGCAGACGTCCGCGGCCTATCGTGAGCAGTGGTTCGAGGGCGGCCATTTCTTCATCAACGAGTCGCGGCGGCAAGTGCTCGACTGCCTGGCAGGCGCGCTGCTGGACGCGGCCTGA
- a CDS encoding prohibitin family protein gives MATLINSSGNRLFGRIISGILVLLVLYWLAPFAIVGPGTRGVLTTFGKVSDEVYGEGIHFIIPFVQHMHLMDVRTQKGEGQGDAASKDLQSVHTAVALNYHIQPSRAAVVFRDLGQSVGERIIVPAVQEAVKAATAQYTAEELISKRPEVRERIKSLLSERLDKYGVTVDEFSIVNFSFSKSFNDAIEAKTTAEQLKLKAERDLARIKVEAEQKVASAKAEADALALQKQQVTAELIRLREIENQRKAIEKWNGILPNVTSGAIPFINVGK, from the coding sequence ATGGCAACCCTGATCAACTCTTCCGGCAACCGTCTGTTCGGACGCATCATCAGCGGCATCCTCGTTCTTCTCGTGCTTTACTGGCTGGCCCCCTTCGCCATCGTCGGGCCGGGCACGCGGGGCGTGCTGACGACCTTCGGCAAGGTTTCGGACGAGGTCTATGGCGAAGGCATACATTTCATCATCCCCTTCGTCCAGCACATGCATCTGATGGATGTGCGCACCCAGAAGGGCGAAGGCCAGGGCGATGCGGCCTCGAAAGACCTGCAATCCGTGCACACTGCGGTAGCCCTGAACTACCACATCCAGCCCAGTCGGGCGGCCGTGGTGTTCCGCGATCTCGGCCAGTCGGTGGGGGAGCGCATCATCGTCCCGGCCGTGCAGGAGGCGGTGAAGGCCGCGACCGCGCAATACACGGCCGAGGAGCTGATCTCCAAGCGCCCGGAAGTCAGGGAACGCATCAAGTCGCTGCTGTCCGAACGCCTGGACAAGTACGGCGTCACCGTCGATGAGTTCTCCATCGTCAATTTCTCCTTCTCGAAAAGCTTCAACGACGCCATCGAAGCCAAGACCACGGCGGAACAATTGAAACTGAAGGCGGAACGCGATCTGGCGCGCATCAAGGTCGAGGCCGAACAAAAGGTGGCTTCGGCCAAGGCCGAGGCCGATGCGCTGGCGCTGCAAAAACAGCAGGTGACTGCCGAGCTGATCCGCCTGCGCGAAATCGAGAATCAGCGCAAGGCGATCGAGAAGTGGAACGGTATCCTGCCCAACGTGACGAGCGGCGCGATCCCCTTCATCAACGTCGGGAAATAA
- a CDS encoding SurA N-terminal domain-containing protein: MFDIVHNNRRVVQVILALITLPFAFFGIESFVSSSGGDDVVAKVGSSDISRQELQQAVREQQERMRQQFGREIPQEMLDSPEMRHAVLDNLVTQRILVQHMAQSHLVVGDAQLSAVIQEIPAFHDEQGFSRQRYDSFVAGQGLSSQEFERRLRQEIAQQQLLGVVRDAAVPARASAQRWTEAMQEVREFDEIRFKPEQFAAQVKLAADAAKKYYDVNGKQFETPERVRAEYLVLSQEALIAQATVGEQEIADWYQTHADKYKQAEERHAGHILIAVAKDADAAQVKSAQAKAEAILVELRSKPAEFARLAREHSEDPGSAQRGGDLGWFAQGAMVKPFEDAVFSLKPGEISDPVRTDFGFHLIRLQENRAEQVRPLAAVRDEIIEEIKRQSATRQYGEQAEAFSNMVYEQADTLKPAAEKFKLALQQSDWLTRDQAGGLLNNPRLLAALFSEDVAKNKHNTEAIEVAPNTLVAARVIEHKPAARLPFDEVRNAIEERLIHEEAARLARKEGEAQLARLDKGEAAAAALAWGERQRVSRVSSEGLSAAAVRAIFKAGAQKLPAYAGVALADGGYALYRVGQVLPRAANADDEQARKLREDYVRIVAEEDFSAWLATLRQQYPVEIKKAVLERKETP; the protein is encoded by the coding sequence ATGTTTGACATCGTACATAACAACCGCAGAGTGGTGCAGGTCATCCTGGCCCTGATTACCCTGCCATTCGCCTTCTTTGGCATCGAGTCCTTCGTCAGCAGTTCGGGAGGTGACGATGTGGTCGCCAAGGTGGGCTCATCCGACATTTCCCGGCAGGAGTTGCAACAGGCGGTGCGTGAGCAACAGGAGCGCATGCGCCAGCAATTCGGGCGCGAGATTCCGCAGGAGATGCTGGACTCGCCCGAGATGCGGCACGCCGTCCTCGACAACCTGGTCACGCAGCGCATCCTTGTCCAGCACATGGCGCAGTCGCATCTGGTGGTCGGGGATGCGCAACTGAGCGCCGTGATCCAGGAGATTCCTGCATTCCATGACGAGCAGGGGTTTTCGCGCCAGCGCTACGACAGTTTCGTTGCGGGCCAGGGGTTGAGTTCGCAGGAGTTCGAGCGGCGTTTGCGCCAGGAAATCGCGCAGCAGCAGTTGCTGGGCGTGGTGCGGGATGCTGCCGTGCCGGCGCGCGCCTCGGCCCAGCGCTGGACGGAAGCCATGCAGGAAGTGCGGGAGTTTGATGAGATTCGATTCAAGCCGGAGCAGTTTGCGGCGCAGGTCAAGCTCGCCGCGGATGCGGCGAAGAAATATTACGATGTCAATGGCAAGCAGTTTGAAACGCCGGAACGAGTGCGTGCCGAATATCTGGTGTTGAGCCAGGAGGCGTTGATTGCGCAGGCAACTGTCGGCGAGCAGGAGATTGCCGATTGGTACCAGACGCATGCCGATAAATACAAGCAGGCGGAAGAGCGTCATGCCGGCCATATCCTGATCGCCGTGGCCAAGGATGCCGATGCCGCGCAAGTCAAGTCGGCTCAGGCCAAGGCCGAGGCGATCCTGGTGGAACTCAGAAGCAAGCCGGCGGAGTTTGCAAGACTCGCCAGAGAGCATTCGGAGGATCCCGGTTCGGCGCAGCGGGGTGGCGATCTGGGCTGGTTTGCGCAGGGCGCGATGGTCAAGCCGTTCGAGGATGCCGTTTTCTCGCTCAAGCCTGGCGAAATCAGCGATCCGGTGCGTACCGATTTTGGCTTCCACCTCATCCGGCTGCAGGAGAACCGGGCCGAGCAAGTGCGTCCGCTGGCCGCCGTGCGCGACGAGATCATCGAGGAGATCAAGCGCCAGTCGGCCACCAGACAATACGGCGAGCAGGCCGAGGCGTTCAGCAACATGGTCTATGAACAGGCCGATACGCTCAAGCCGGCGGCGGAGAAGTTCAAGCTGGCGTTGCAGCAAAGCGACTGGCTGACGCGTGATCAAGCCGGCGGTTTACTTAACAATCCCAGGCTGCTTGCCGCCTTGTTCAGTGAGGACGTTGCCAAGAACAAGCACAATACCGAAGCGATCGAAGTGGCGCCGAATACCCTGGTGGCCGCGCGCGTCATCGAGCACAAGCCGGCAGCCCGCCTGCCGTTCGATGAGGTCAGGAACGCCATCGAGGAACGCCTGATCCATGAAGAAGCGGCAAGGCTGGCGCGCAAGGAGGGCGAGGCGCAGCTTGCTAGGCTGGACAAGGGCGAGGCCGCGGCCGCGGCGCTTGCCTGGGGCGAGCGCCAGCGCGTTTCGCGCGTCAGCAGCGAAGGGCTGTCGGCTGCGGCTGTTCGCGCCATCTTCAAGGCCGGCGCGCAGAAACTGCCGGCTTATGCAGGTGTCGCTCTGGCGGATGGCGGCTATGCCCTGTATCGCGTCGGACAGGTATTGCCTCGGGCGGCGAATGCCGATGATGAGCAGGCGCGTAAATTGCGCGAGGATTATGTGCGCATCGTGGCCGAGGAAGATTTCTCGGCCTGGCTGGCCACGCTGCGGCAGCAATATCCTGTCGAGATCAAGAAGGCGGTGCTGGAGCGCAAGGAGACGCCGTGA
- a CDS encoding ABC transporter ATP-binding protein: MNGTPPETAPSAAPLLRVRNLAIGFRSGRRQPPVAAVKGIDFEIPENATVALVGESGSGKSVTALSILGLLPRENAVVEAGSQIIYGARNLLELAPGELRALRGRDISMIFQEPMSSLNPVFTVGSQIGEVLRLHLGMTPRQAMRRTVELLDEVGIPDPQAKSAAYPFQLSGGQQQRVMIAMAIACQPRLLIADEPTTALDVTIQKQILELLNELQQRHRMAMLFITHDLAVVGDIAERVIVMRHGEIREQGSTRSVFEAPQDAYTRALLACRPSLARRPRRLPVIEDFLRETAQPPQPTQPPQAADQERPRGIAPGDSVILDVRHLSKNFYSRSGLFGRREFKAMDEVSFRLRRGKTLGIVGESGSGKTTLGLTLMRLHRASGGAALFEGRDILAMSPAEFQSYKRRIQIIFQNPYASLNPRFTVGQILDEPMLIHGIGGSAAERHRLARELLDRVGLPATAAERYPHEFSGGQRQRIAIARCLTLKPDILICDESVSALDVSVQAQVLNLLQDLQDEAGLSYIFISHDLAVVHYMSDEVLVMHQGRAVECADADEIYARPQQEYTRRLLQAMPGKKCA, encoded by the coding sequence ATGAACGGCACGCCGCCCGAGACCGCTCCCTCCGCCGCGCCGCTGCTTCGCGTGCGCAATCTGGCCATCGGCTTTCGCAGCGGCCGCCGGCAGCCGCCGGTCGCGGCGGTCAAGGGCATCGACTTCGAGATTCCGGAAAACGCCACCGTCGCCCTGGTCGGCGAATCCGGCAGCGGCAAGTCGGTCACGGCGCTGTCCATCCTCGGTCTGCTGCCGCGTGAAAATGCCGTCGTCGAAGCCGGCAGCCAGATCATCTACGGCGCGCGCAATCTGCTCGAACTGGCGCCGGGCGAGTTGCGCGCCCTGCGCGGCCGGGACATCTCGATGATCTTCCAGGAGCCGATGAGCTCGCTGAATCCGGTGTTCACCGTCGGCAGCCAGATCGGCGAAGTCCTGCGCCTGCATCTGGGCATGACGCCACGCCAGGCCATGCGCCGCACGGTGGAATTGCTCGATGAGGTCGGCATCCCAGATCCGCAGGCGAAGAGTGCGGCCTATCCCTTCCAGCTTTCCGGCGGACAGCAGCAGCGCGTCATGATCGCCATGGCCATCGCCTGCCAGCCGCGCCTGCTGATCGCCGACGAGCCGACCACCGCGCTCGACGTGACGATACAGAAGCAGATCCTCGAACTGCTCAACGAGCTGCAGCAGCGCCACCGCATGGCGATGCTGTTCATCACCCACGATCTGGCCGTGGTCGGCGACATCGCCGAGCGGGTCATCGTCATGCGTCACGGCGAAATCCGCGAGCAGGGAAGCACCCGCAGCGTCTTCGAGGCGCCGCAGGATGCCTATACCCGCGCCTTGCTCGCCTGCCGCCCCAGCCTGGCGCGACGGCCGCGCCGGCTGCCGGTCATCGAGGACTTCCTGCGCGAGACTGCGCAGCCGCCACAGCCAACGCAGCCACCGCAGGCAGCCGATCAGGAAAGGCCACGCGGCATCGCGCCAGGCGACAGCGTGATCCTCGACGTGCGCCATCTGAGCAAAAATTTTTACAGCCGCAGCGGACTGTTCGGCCGCCGCGAATTCAAGGCCATGGATGAGGTTTCCTTCCGCCTGCGGCGCGGCAAGACGCTGGGCATCGTCGGCGAATCCGGCTCGGGCAAGACCACCCTGGGCCTCACGCTGATGCGCCTGCATCGGGCCAGCGGCGGCGCGGCGCTGTTCGAAGGACGCGACATCCTCGCCATGTCGCCGGCCGAATTCCAATCCTATAAGCGGCGCATCCAGATCATCTTCCAGAACCCCTACGCCTCGCTGAATCCGCGCTTCACCGTCGGCCAGATCCTCGACGAACCGATGCTGATCCACGGCATCGGCGGCAGCGCCGCGGAACGCCATCGGCTGGCGCGCGAACTGCTCGATCGCGTCGGCCTGCCGGCCACGGCGGCGGAACGCTATCCGCACGAATTTTCCGGCGGCCAGCGCCAGCGCATCGCCATCGCCCGCTGCCTGACGCTGAAGCCGGACATCCTGATCTGCGACGAATCCGTTTCGGCGCTGGATGTCTCGGTGCAGGCCCAGGTGCTCAATCTGCTGCAGGATCTGCAGGACGAAGCCGGACTGTCCTACATCTTCATTTCCCACGACCTTGCCGTGGTGCATTACATGTCCGACGAAGTGCTGGTCATGCACCAGGGCCGCGCCGTCGAATGCGCCGATGCCGACGAGATCTATGCCCGGCCGCAACAGGAATACACGCGCCGGCTGCTGCAGGCCATGCCAGGGAAGAAATGCGCCTGA
- a CDS encoding RelA/SpoT family protein, whose product MAASAAVPAAGSAPVPAPATGTLDLELIDTLSAGLPAASRAEIERALHAASECYAGATLGTGELYLDHAVGMARACALLNLDRDVRLAALLFGVAGLAEAELQPVRDWQESIIAGFGAPVAHLIEGLKRLNTLRLLTRTQRGTSPEARAQAETLRKMLLAMVEDIRVVLLRLASRNQTLRFMTGHPGPIREQLAHESLEIYSPLANRLGVWQLKWEIEDLSFRFLEPEIYKRIARMLDERRAERELFIETTMARLKAEMTAAGIQAEIQGRPKHIYSIWNKMRSKRLEFDEVYDVRALRILVPEVKDCYAALSVVHQRWQPVPGEFDDYIAQPKGNDYRSLHTAVIAEDGRPFEVQIRTYEMHYHSELGVAAHWRYKESGHSEESTPADNTYNDKISWLRQLLSWRDEIADSSEWIEHFKQAEFDDTIYVMTPQGRVFDLARGATPLDFAYRLHTDLGHRCRGARVDGQLVALNTPLDNGQRVEIIAAKQGAPSRDWLNPAQGYLVTHRARQKVRQWFAAQEDEALLSQGRAVIARELQREGQNQANIDALAAKLGCKSAADLYRAAGRGEVGQRMLQQALRGDTEGVPDEPAIQVRRSRREQSSGVLVVGVDNLLTQLARCCRPVPPDSIAGFVTRGKGVSIHRKGCRTFEHLAARNPERVIETAWGQGSIDGQGLYGVDIVVDALDRQGLLRDISEVFSRERVNVTAVKTLSRNGMARMAFTLELHGTAELQRLLNLVREVPDVNDVRRG is encoded by the coding sequence ATGGCAGCATCCGCTGCCGTGCCGGCAGCCGGCTCTGCTCCTGTGCCGGCGCCTGCGACGGGGACGCTGGATCTTGAATTGATCGACACCCTGAGCGCCGGGCTGCCGGCTGCCAGCCGTGCCGAGATCGAGCGCGCCTTGCATGCCGCCAGCGAGTGCTATGCCGGTGCGACGCTGGGTACCGGCGAATTGTATCTGGATCACGCCGTGGGCATGGCGCGCGCCTGCGCCTTGTTGAATCTCGATCGCGACGTGCGTCTTGCCGCGTTGCTGTTTGGCGTGGCCGGCCTGGCAGAGGCGGAGCTTCAGCCGGTCAGGGATTGGCAGGAAAGCATCATCGCCGGCTTTGGCGCGCCGGTGGCGCATTTGATCGAGGGACTGAAACGCCTGAACACCCTGCGCCTGCTGACCCGTACCCAGCGCGGCACCTCTCCTGAAGCCAGAGCCCAGGCCGAGACGCTGCGCAAGATGCTGCTGGCGATGGTCGAGGACATTCGGGTGGTGTTGCTGCGCCTGGCCAGCCGTAACCAGACGCTGCGCTTCATGACGGGTCATCCCGGCCCGATACGCGAGCAACTGGCGCACGAAAGCCTGGAAATCTATTCCCCGCTGGCCAACCGGCTGGGCGTCTGGCAGTTGAAATGGGAAATCGAGGATCTGTCCTTTCGCTTTCTCGAGCCGGAAATCTACAAGCGCATCGCCAGGATGCTCGACGAACGCCGCGCGGAGCGCGAGCTGTTCATCGAGACGACCATGGCTCGCCTCAAGGCTGAAATGACGGCGGCCGGCATCCAGGCCGAGATACAGGGGCGCCCCAAGCACATCTACAGCATCTGGAACAAGATGCGCAGCAAGCGTCTCGAGTTCGACGAGGTCTATGACGTGCGCGCCCTGCGCATCCTCGTCCCCGAGGTCAAGGATTGCTATGCCGCGCTGAGCGTCGTGCATCAGCGCTGGCAGCCCGTGCCCGGCGAGTTCGACGATTACATCGCCCAGCCCAAGGGCAATGATTACCGCTCGCTGCATACGGCGGTGATTGCCGAGGATGGTCGGCCGTTCGAAGTGCAGATTCGCACCTACGAAATGCACTATCACTCCGAGCTGGGCGTGGCCGCGCATTGGCGCTACAAGGAAAGCGGTCACTCGGAAGAGTCGACGCCGGCGGATAACACCTACAACGACAAGATTTCCTGGTTGCGCCAGTTGCTTTCCTGGCGTGACGAAATTGCCGACAGTAGCGAATGGATCGAGCATTTCAAGCAGGCCGAGTTCGACGACACCATCTATGTGATGACGCCGCAGGGCCGCGTCTTCGACCTGGCGCGCGGCGCCACGCCGCTGGATTTTGCCTATCGTTTGCATACCGATCTGGGCCACCGCTGCCGCGGTGCGCGGGTCGATGGCCAGTTGGTGGCGCTGAATACGCCGCTCGACAATGGCCAGCGGGTCGAGATCATCGCCGCCAAACAGGGTGCGCCCTCGCGCGACTGGCTGAATCCGGCGCAGGGCTATCTCGTCACGCATCGCGCCCGGCAGAAGGTGCGGCAGTGGTTTGCCGCGCAGGAGGACGAGGCGCTGCTGAGCCAGGGCCGCGCCGTGATCGCGCGCGAGCTGCAGCGCGAAGGGCAGAACCAGGCGAATATCGATGCGCTCGCTGCCAAGCTGGGTTGCAAGTCGGCCGCCGATCTCTACCGTGCCGCCGGGCGTGGCGAAGTCGGCCAGCGCATGCTGCAGCAGGCCTTGCGCGGCGATACGGAGGGCGTTCCCGATGAGCCGGCAATCCAGGTGCGCCGCAGCCGCCGCGAGCAGTCAAGCGGCGTGCTGGTCGTGGGCGTGGACAATCTGCTGACGCAGCTTGCGCGCTGCTGCCGGCCGGTGCCGCCGGATTCGATAGCCGGTTTCGTCACGCGCGGCAAGGGCGTTTCCATCCACCGCAAGGGCTGCCGCACCTTCGAGCATCTGGCTGCGCGCAATCCCGAACGCGTCATCGAAACCGCCTGGGGCCAGGGCAGCATCGACGGCCAGGGGCTCTACGGCGTGGACATCGTCGTCGACGCGCTGGACCGCCAGGGATTGCTGCGTGATATTTCGGAAGTCTTTTCGCGTGAGCGCGTCAATGTGACCGCCGTCAAGACGCTGTCGCGCAATGGCATGGCGCGCATGGCGTTCACCCTTGAATTGCATGGCACGGCGGAGCTGCAGCGCCTGCTGAATCTGGTACGTGAAGTGCCGGACGTCAATGACGTGCGGCGTGGCTGA